Proteins found in one Oryctolagus cuniculus unplaced genomic scaffold, mOryCun1.1 SCAFFOLD_109, whole genome shotgun sequence genomic segment:
- the LOC127485979 gene encoding uncharacterized protein yields MPLLRKVAPRPGTLPKRQLGPRAGVRASVTVCALGYEGRHDPQGCSPSRLGNSRHQAPATLSHRNPKVSPTRQARRHALTPPRKSALRDANRGPGRAVTSTRKLHQRSPKGSNRVSRSGTRSSHPAGLRDRTRPGGAIWLLSAPAAPTKLPPSPAPFRMANPGRARAPPPLGLGPPPRARGSLPALGVSENVVRINNCNGAGGQAFKLPLTGHQKESHFSGFSLPP; encoded by the coding sequence ATGCCCCTTTTGAGAAAAGTTGCTCCCCGCCCTGGAACACTCCCGAAGCGGCAGCTCGGTCCCCGGGCAGGGGTGAGGGCCAGCGTTACAGTCTGCGCTTTGGGGTACGAAGGCAGACACGACCCGCAGGGCTGCAGCCCGTCACGTCTGGGGAACAGCAGGCACCAAGCGCCCGCGACCCTCAGCCACAGGAACCCCAAAGTCTCTCCCACCCGCCAGGCCAGGCGTCACGCCCTGACTCCTCCTAGGAAATCCGCACTGAGAGATGCAAACCGAGGCCCTGGGCGAGCTGTCACTTCGACAAGGAAGCTCCACCAGCGCAGCCCCAAAGGCTCAAACCGCGTCAGTCGGAGCGGGACCCGCAGCTCTCACCCTGCAGGCCTCCGGGACCGCACCCGGCCCGGCGGAGCCatctggctgctctctgctcccgCGGCGCCCACGAAACTCCCGCCAAGCCCCGCGCCATTTAGAATGGCCAATCCGGGCCGAGCACGCGCCCCGCCTCCCCTCGGCCTGGGTCCCCCGCCCAGGGCCCGCGGCTCCCTTCCGGCCTTGGGCGTAAGTGAAAACGTGGTCCGGATCAACAACTGCAACGGAGCTGGAGGCCAGGCCTTCAAGCTGCCGCTGACGGGCCACCAGAAGGAATCCCACTTTTCCGGGTTTTCCCTCCCACCCTAG
- the LOC138843077 gene encoding MAP/microtubule affinity-regulating kinase 3-like isoform X4, whose translation MEDPLDFHPALDGIRFVDVIGRGGFGLVKLARHLASGKYVAVKILLRDCSPSSPLSAQGEAAILRSLRHDNIVRLLEERHTRTHRFLVMELATKGSLQSYVFEQGGLAEAEARTLFGQALAAVSYCHAQRVVHRDLKLGNLLLDEHMTIKLADFGLSLRLEQGTLASHSRRGALLPAPPPTPPRPPASHSKSGALFPAPPLSQPPKRRPPAPVPGATWTLQSQKPPPPQPVSPRMLTPQTPRPAPRARGRAVAGSAGGSSGSC comes from the exons ATGGAAGACCCCTTGGACTTCCATCCTGCTCTGGATGGGATCCGTTTTGTGGACGTGATCGGCCGGGGCGGCTTTGGCCTGGTGAAGCTGGCCCGGCACCTGGCGTCGGGCAAGTACGTGGCAGTGAAGATCCTCCTGCGAGACTGCTCTCCCAGCAGCCCGCTGTCCGCGCAGGGGGAGGCAGCCATCCTGAGGAGCCTGCGGCACGACAACATCGTGCGGCTGCTGGAGGAGCGGCACACGAGGACGCACCGGTTCCTGGTCATGGAGCTGGCGACCAAGGGCTCGCTCCAGAGCTACGTGTTTGAGCAGGGCGGCCTGGCCGAGGCCGAGGCCAGGACCCTGTTCGGCCAGGCGCTGGCCGCCGTGAGCTACTGCCATGCCCAGCGCGTGGTGCACCGGGACCTCAAGCTGGGCAACCTGCTGCTGGACGAGCACATGACCATCAAGCTGGCGGACTTCGGCCTGAGCCTGCGGCTGGAGCAGGGCACACTG gccagccacagcaggagaggagccctgctcccagcgccGCCCCCAACTCCTCCCAGGCCTCCA gccagccacagcaAGAGTGGAGCCCTGTTCCCAGCGCCGCCCCTGAGCCAGCCTCCGAAGCGTCGCCCTCCAGCCCCAGTGCCGGGAGCCACGTGGACCTTGCAGAGCCAGAAGCCGCCGCCGCCACAGCCCGTGAGCCCaaggatgctgacaccacagacaCCAAGGCCAGCGCCCAGGGCAAGAGGCAGGGCCGTCGCGGGGTCGGCAGGAGGATCCTCCGGTTCCTGCTGA
- the LOC138843077 gene encoding MAP/microtubule affinity-regulating kinase 3-like isoform X3 yields the protein MEDPLDFHPALDGIRFVDVIGRGGFGLVKLARHLASGKYVAVKILLRDCSPSSPLSAQGEAAILRSLRHDNIVRLLEERHTRTHRFLVMELATKGSLQSYVFEQGGLAEAEARTLFGQALAAVSYCHAQRVVHRDLKLGNLLLDEHMTIKLADFGLSLRLEQGTLASHSRRGALLPAPPPTPPRPPASHSRRGALLPAPPPTPPRPPASHSKSGALFPAPPLSQPPKRRPPAPVPGATWTLQSQKPPPPQPVSPRMLTPQTPRPAPRARGRAVAGSAGGSSGSC from the exons ATGGAAGACCCCTTGGACTTCCATCCTGCTCTGGATGGGATCCGTTTTGTGGACGTGATCGGCCGGGGCGGCTTTGGCCTGGTGAAGCTGGCCCGGCACCTGGCGTCGGGCAAGTACGTGGCAGTGAAGATCCTCCTGCGAGACTGCTCTCCCAGCAGCCCGCTGTCCGCGCAGGGGGAGGCAGCCATCCTGAGGAGCCTGCGGCACGACAACATCGTGCGGCTGCTGGAGGAGCGGCACACGAGGACGCACCGGTTCCTGGTCATGGAGCTGGCGACCAAGGGCTCGCTCCAGAGCTACGTGTTTGAGCAGGGCGGCCTGGCCGAGGCCGAGGCCAGGACCCTGTTCGGCCAGGCGCTGGCCGCCGTGAGCTACTGCCATGCCCAGCGCGTGGTGCACCGGGACCTCAAGCTGGGCAACCTGCTGCTGGACGAGCACATGACCATCAAGCTGGCGGACTTCGGCCTGAGCCTGCGGCTGGAGCAGGGCACACTG gccagccacagcaggagaggagccctgctcccagcaccACCCCCAACTCCTCCCAGGCCTCCA gccagccacagcaggagaggagccctgctcccagcgccGCCCCCAACTCCTCCCAGGCCTCCA gccagccacagcaAGAGTGGAGCCCTGTTCCCAGCGCCGCCCCTGAGCCAGCCTCCGAAGCGTCGCCCTCCAGCCCCAGTGCCGGGAGCCACGTGGACCTTGCAGAGCCAGAAGCCGCCGCCGCCACAGCCCGTGAGCCCaaggatgctgacaccacagacaCCAAGGCCAGCGCCCAGGGCAAGAGGCAGGGCCGTCGCGGGGTCGGCAGGAGGATCCTCCGGTTCCTGCTGA
- the LOC138843077 gene encoding MAP/microtubule affinity-regulating kinase 3-like isoform X1 — translation MEDPLDFHPALDGIRFVDVIGRGGFGLVKLARHLASGKYVAVKILLRDCSPSSPLSAQGEAAILRSLRHDNIVRLLEERHTRTHRFLVMELATKGSLQSYVFEQGGLAEAEARTLFGQALAAVSYCHAQRVVHRDLKLGNLLLDEHMTIKLADFGLSLRLEQGTLASHSRRGALLPAPPPTPPRPPASHSRRGALLPAPPPTPPRPPVSLTLPPASGPPGAEPKAPKVTPHLTLSYQASHSKSGALFPAPPLSQPPKRRPPAPVPGATWTLQSQKPPPPQPVSPRMLTPQTPRPAPRARGRAVAGSAGGSSGSC, via the exons ATGGAAGACCCCTTGGACTTCCATCCTGCTCTGGATGGGATCCGTTTTGTGGACGTGATCGGCCGGGGCGGCTTTGGCCTGGTGAAGCTGGCCCGGCACCTGGCGTCGGGCAAGTACGTGGCAGTGAAGATCCTCCTGCGAGACTGCTCTCCCAGCAGCCCGCTGTCCGCGCAGGGGGAGGCAGCCATCCTGAGGAGCCTGCGGCACGACAACATCGTGCGGCTGCTGGAGGAGCGGCACACGAGGACGCACCGGTTCCTGGTCATGGAGCTGGCGACCAAGGGCTCGCTCCAGAGCTACGTGTTTGAGCAGGGCGGCCTGGCCGAGGCCGAGGCCAGGACCCTGTTCGGCCAGGCGCTGGCCGCCGTGAGCTACTGCCATGCCCAGCGCGTGGTGCACCGGGACCTCAAGCTGGGCAACCTGCTGCTGGACGAGCACATGACCATCAAGCTGGCGGACTTCGGCCTGAGCCTGCGGCTGGAGCAGGGCACACTG gccagccacagcaggagaggagccctgctcccagcaccACCCCCAACTCCTCCCAGGCCTCCA gccagccacagcaggagaggagccctgctcccagcgccGCCCCCAACTCCTCCCAGGCCTCCAGTGAGTCTTACCCTCCCCCCTGCCTCggggcctccaggagctgagcccaaggCCCCCAAGGTGACCCCACACTTGACTCTCTCctaccaggccagccacagcaAGAGTGGAGCCCTGTTCCCAGCGCCGCCCCTGAGCCAGCCTCCGAAGCGTCGCCCTCCAGCCCCAGTGCCGGGAGCCACGTGGACCTTGCAGAGCCAGAAGCCGCCGCCGCCACAGCCCGTGAGCCCaaggatgctgacaccacagacaCCAAGGCCAGCGCCCAGGGCAAGAGGCAGGGCCGTCGCGGGGTCGGCAGGAGGATCCTCCGGTTCCTGCTGA
- the LOC138843077 gene encoding MAP/microtubule affinity-regulating kinase 3-like isoform X2 — translation MEDPLDFHPALDGIRFVDVIGRGGFGLVKLARHLASGKYVAVKILLRDCSPSSPLSAQGEAAILRSLRHDNIVRLLEERHTRTHRFLVMELATKGSLQSYVFEQGGLAEAEARTLFGQALAAVSYCHAQRVVHRDLKLGNLLLDEHMTIKLADFGLSLRLEQGTLASHSRRGALLPAPPPTPPRPPVSLTLPPASGPPGAEPKAPKVTPHLTLSYQASHSKSGALFPAPPLSQPPKRRPPAPVPGATWTLQSQKPPPPQPVSPRMLTPQTPRPAPRARGRAVAGSAGGSSGSC, via the exons ATGGAAGACCCCTTGGACTTCCATCCTGCTCTGGATGGGATCCGTTTTGTGGACGTGATCGGCCGGGGCGGCTTTGGCCTGGTGAAGCTGGCCCGGCACCTGGCGTCGGGCAAGTACGTGGCAGTGAAGATCCTCCTGCGAGACTGCTCTCCCAGCAGCCCGCTGTCCGCGCAGGGGGAGGCAGCCATCCTGAGGAGCCTGCGGCACGACAACATCGTGCGGCTGCTGGAGGAGCGGCACACGAGGACGCACCGGTTCCTGGTCATGGAGCTGGCGACCAAGGGCTCGCTCCAGAGCTACGTGTTTGAGCAGGGCGGCCTGGCCGAGGCCGAGGCCAGGACCCTGTTCGGCCAGGCGCTGGCCGCCGTGAGCTACTGCCATGCCCAGCGCGTGGTGCACCGGGACCTCAAGCTGGGCAACCTGCTGCTGGACGAGCACATGACCATCAAGCTGGCGGACTTCGGCCTGAGCCTGCGGCTGGAGCAGGGCACACTG gccagccacagcaggagaggagccctgctcccagcgccGCCCCCAACTCCTCCCAGGCCTCCAGTGAGTCTTACCCTCCCCCCTGCCTCggggcctccaggagctgagcccaaggCCCCCAAGGTGACCCCACACTTGACTCTCTCctaccaggccagccacagcaAGAGTGGAGCCCTGTTCCCAGCGCCGCCCCTGAGCCAGCCTCCGAAGCGTCGCCCTCCAGCCCCAGTGCCGGGAGCCACGTGGACCTTGCAGAGCCAGAAGCCGCCGCCGCCACAGCCCGTGAGCCCaaggatgctgacaccacagacaCCAAGGCCAGCGCCCAGGGCAAGAGGCAGGGCCGTCGCGGGGTCGGCAGGAGGATCCTCCGGTTCCTGCTGA